In one Candidatus Stygibacter australis genomic region, the following are encoded:
- a CDS encoding FGGY family carbohydrate kinase, with protein MKKYILAIDQGTSSCRAVLFDESFGVAGIEQKETQTSYPHSGWVEQDAIEIWENQLAVIQALLAKKRVKASEIAGIGITNQRETTVIWDKSGKPV; from the coding sequence TTGAAAAAATACATTCTTGCTATTGATCAGGGGACTTCCAGTTGTCGGGCAGTATTATTTGACGAATCTTTTGGAGTAGCTGGAATAGAGCAGAAAGAAACGCAGACAAGCTACCCTCATTCTGGCTGGGTGGAGCAGGACGCAATCGAGATCTGGGAAAATCAATTAGCAGTGATCCAGGCATTGCTGGCAAAAAAGAGAGTAAAAGCATCCGAGATAGCCGGGATCGGCATCACAAATCAGCGAGAGACAACTGTAATATGGGACAAAAGCGGGAAACCGGTAT